ACAATAGCTCCGGCAGCAATAATGGAACCTGTTCCAATCACTGCGCCATCCATCACTATCGATCCCATTCCAATTAAGACATGATCCTCAATGATGCAGCCATGTACAATTGCATTGTGCGCGATAGAAACATAATCCCCGATATAGGTACCATTTTTTTGATAGGTACAATGAATGACCGCCCCATCCTGAACATTGGAATACTTGCCAATCCGGATGCTGTTAACATCACCACGCACCACCGCATTAAACCAAATGGTACAGTGTTCGCCCATCACAACATCTCCAACGACGGAGGCATTTTCTGCCAGCCAGCAATTTTCTCCAAACTCAGGATGATTTCCGCGAACCGATCTGATCAGTGCCATATTTAAATGATTATATATTCGTTTTTCTAATTAAAATTCCCTTTTTTCGTTAATCAACGAGAATATAAAACTTGGGTAATGTTACTTAAAAATAAATATATTTCGTTTTTTAATTAATTAAATTAACAGAATATGGCCATGACAGAAAATCTATCTAAAGGTTCCCTATTGATTGCCAAGCCCTATTTGGGAGATCCAAATTTTGAGCGTGGCGTTATTCTGTTATGTGAATACAACGGACAAGGAAGTTTTGGTTTTGTACTTAACCAGGTGACAGACTTGTACTTGGGAGATGTGCTGGATGATACTATTTATCAGGATATTCCTTTGCATTTAGGCGGGCCGGTTGAAAAGAATACGCTTCATTTTATCCACCGCAAACCGGATTTAATTTCCGGAGGAGCCGAAATTATGCCCAATGTTTTTTGGGGCGGCGATTTCGATCAGGTGAAAACGCTGTTAAATATTAATTCTTTGAAGGCGGATGATGTCCGGTTTTTTATCGGTTATTCAGGATGGAGTGGGGGACAAATTGAAGACGAGCTTTCTCAGAATTCCTGGATTATCACCCAAACGACTTCTGATTTTCTGTTTACGACGCCTCCGGCAAATTTCTGGCGTGAAATTCTCAAAAATATGGGCGGAGAATACCGTTCGATTGCACATTATCCCATTGACCCTAATCTAAATTAATAAGCTAAGCAAAAGATTAGTTTATATTTTTTGATTTACAATGTGCAATCATCTTGTGTTCATCAACCCTAAACGCTAATGGCCCATGGCAAGATAATTAATTAGGACTATTCAATCCATGAATAGATTCATAATCGGACTTCACGCGAGCCGTTTCACTAATGAGAAATTTTTGAAGCTGCTCGTTAAAAACAGTTTTATCTTCCTCCGAAAGTGACGCATAAAGATCTTTCAATTCCTGATTAATAGCGGCGCGTTCTTCTCCGGATGCAGCGTTCATAGAACGGATGTGGAAACGTTTGAAATCGAAATCAGGCATAATAGAAATTTTTGTTAAGGTCCAAAATTACAAAATTTCACCTTTGAGATGAACATGCCTGCCGTTTAGCACTGAATTTTTCCTTAGAAACTTTTTCTTTGAAGAAAGTTTTCTGTTGCTGAACGAGAAAAAGATAACGGGTGTTAATTGTCACATATATACTCTTTTGACTGGATGAACCGTACTCTTTTTTTTATATTATTTACAGTCGTACTATTTGGTATGGACTGGTATGTCTGGCAGGCTTTACGTTTTGTAATCCGGAATCTTTCCCAGCCGACACAAAGATGGATTACTCTCGCTTACTGGGGATTTACGTCTTTAACTTTATTTGCATATGTGGTCATGCAGTTTCTTCCTGCTGATTTTTTCAACCGAATTACCAGAACTTTTATCATCGCAGGAATCGCGATTCCTTATCTTTCCAAATTACTGGTTGTTTTCTTTTTGTTGATAGATGATGTCCGCCGCTTGCTTCAATGGATTGTCAGTTATTTTATTCCATCGGTTGCGCCAGTTGCTCCCGTAAATCCGGCAAATTCTGTTGAGCGAGGTATTCCGCGTTCACAATTTTTGGAAACTACTGCTTTGGTTGCAGGAACTGCCTTAATGGGCACTTTTGTATTCGGGATTTTATCAGGGGCGCATGATTACCGGATTCGCCGGGTAAAAGTGGTGCTGAAAAATCTTCCAAAAGCATTTCACGGAATGAAAATTGCGCAGCTTTCTGACATTCACTCAGGTAGTTTTTTCAATAAAACCGCAGTAAAAGGTGGTGTGGAGATGTTGTTGAGAGAAAAGCCGGACATTGCATTTTTTACAGGCGATTTAGTCAATGACCGCGCCGTTGAAGTAAAAGATTACATCAACATTTTTGAAAAAGTAAAAGCTCCACTTGGTGTGCACTCAACGTTAGGTAATCATGACTATGGCGATTACTATCAATGGGGATCTCAGCAGGAAAAAAATCAGAATCTTGCAAATCTTAAAAAGGCGCATGAATTGTTGGGCTGGAATCTGATGCTTGATGAAAACCGGGCGATTCGTGTGGATAATGAAGAAATCGGATTAATTGGAATCCAGAACTGGGGTGCCGGAAATTTTGCCAAATATGGTAATCTTGAAAAAGCTTATCAGGGAGCAGAAGATTATCCGGTAAAAATATTACTTTCCCATGATCCAAGTCATTGGCGTGCACAGGTACTTCCAAAATATAACGATATCGATTTAGCATTTGCTGGTCACACACATGGTATGCAGTTTGGTGTTGAAGTGGCAGGAATTAAATGGAGTCCTGTTCAATATCGTTACAAGGAGTGGGCAGGTTTGTATACCGAAAATAATCAGCATTTATATGTTAACCGTGGATTTGGCTACCTGGGGTATCCGGGACGTGTTGGTATTTTGCCCGAAATTACGACCATTGAGTTGGTAAGAGGCTAAGGAATTAAGATCTTTGTTAATCAGTATTTTAAAGTGCAGATTAACATACTTACAAGACATATAAAGTCGTTGAATATTCAGGTACGGGGTTAAATTTATAGAGTTATGAAAAAATTTGTTGCATTATTTCTTCTGTCGGGATTTCTTTTAGGCTTTTCTGGTGTTCAGGAAGTGAACGCTGCTCCCAAGCATGTTAAATCAGAAATGTTTTCTAACAACAGGAAGAAAAACAGAGGATATCAAAAGCCGAAATCCAAAAAAATCCTGGGAATATTCAAGCGCAAAACAGACTGCGGTTGTCCAAAACACTGAAAAGAAAAATTTATTGATTATTGAACATATTCAAGAGTAAGCATTCCCGACAATCTCTCTGAGATTTGCACGGATTTGCTTACTTTTGTATTTTATAACCAACTATATAACGGTCTCGTTAGCCCAAATAATGAAAATCAATCTTCGAAGCCAGGATAAATTCGAAAACCGTCATCACGGTAAGAATGAGCAGGAATTACAGGAAATGTTGCGCACGGTTGGAGCATCTTCTCTGGATGAATTGATAGCACAAACGCTTCCGGCAGCGATTCGTCTGCAAAAGCCTTTGAATTTGCCGAATCCAAAATCTGAAAAAGATTTTTTGGACGGAATCAAGAAACTGGCTCGTAAAAATGCGATCCTGAAAACCTATATCGGAACAGGATATTACGATACGATCACGCCAAATGTTATTTTAAGAAATATTCTTGAAAACCCGGCCTGGTATACAGCTTATACGCCTTACCAAGCGGAAATTGCTCAGGGAAGATTGGAAATGCTTCTGAATTTCCAGACGGTAATTACTGATCTCACGGGGATGGAAATTGCAAATGCTTCTCTTCTGGATGAAGCAACAGCAGCGGCAGAAGCAATGACAATGCTTCACAGCTTACGTCCTGGCGCAAAGAAAAAAGCAGATACCTTCTTCGTTTCTGAACTTTGCCACCCACAAACGATTGATTTAATTTACACAAGAGCTAATCCGATTGGAATTAAAGTTGTTGTTGGAAACCACGCAACCGTAGATTTGACAGATGAAAATCTATATGGTGTTTTGGTACAATATCCTGCTACCAATGGAGAAGTTATTGACTATACTGATTTTATAGCGGCTGCGCATGATGTTAACATAACCGTTGCCGTTGCAGCTGATTTGTTAGCACTGACATTATTGAAATCGCCAGGTGAAATGGGTGCTGACGTTGTTGTTGGTTCTTCGCAGCGTTTTGGTGTTCCAATGGGTTATGGTGGTCCTCACGCGGCATTTTTTGCTACAAAAGATGCTTTCAAACGTCAGATTCCGGGTCGTATCATTGGTGTATCTGTTGATGCAGAAGGAAATCGTGCTTTGAGAATGGCACTTCAAACGCGTGAACAGCATATCCGTCGTGAAAAAGCTACTTCTAATATTTGTACTGCACAGGTTTTGTTGGCAGTAATTGC
The sequence above is drawn from the Dyadobacter subterraneus genome and encodes:
- a CDS encoding metallophosphoesterase, with amino-acid sequence MNRTLFFILFTVVLFGMDWYVWQALRFVIRNLSQPTQRWITLAYWGFTSLTLFAYVVMQFLPADFFNRITRTFIIAGIAIPYLSKLLVVFFLLIDDVRRLLQWIVSYFIPSVAPVAPVNPANSVERGIPRSQFLETTALVAGTALMGTFVFGILSGAHDYRIRRVKVVLKNLPKAFHGMKIAQLSDIHSGSFFNKTAVKGGVEMLLREKPDIAFFTGDLVNDRAVEVKDYINIFEKVKAPLGVHSTLGNHDYGDYYQWGSQQEKNQNLANLKKAHELLGWNLMLDENRAIRVDNEEIGLIGIQNWGAGNFAKYGNLEKAYQGAEDYPVKILLSHDPSHWRAQVLPKYNDIDLAFAGHTHGMQFGVEVAGIKWSPVQYRYKEWAGLYTENNQHLYVNRGFGYLGYPGRVGILPEITTIELVRG
- a CDS encoding gamma carbonic anhydrase family protein — encoded protein: MALIRSVRGNHPEFGENCWLAENASVVGDVVMGEHCTIWFNAVVRGDVNSIRIGKYSNVQDGAVIHCTYQKNGTYIGDYVSIAHNAIVHGCIIEDHVLIGMGSIVMDGAVIGTGSIIAAGAIVTQNTKVPPGTIYAGNPAKYLKDVSPDLGAIIDRTANNYITYSGWFKEEE
- a CDS encoding YqgE/AlgH family protein, giving the protein MAMTENLSKGSLLIAKPYLGDPNFERGVILLCEYNGQGSFGFVLNQVTDLYLGDVLDDTIYQDIPLHLGGPVEKNTLHFIHRKPDLISGGAEIMPNVFWGGDFDQVKTLLNINSLKADDVRFFIGYSGWSGGQIEDELSQNSWIITQTTSDFLFTTPPANFWREILKNMGGEYRSIAHYPIDPNLN